In the Hordeum vulgare subsp. vulgare chromosome 7H, MorexV3_pseudomolecules_assembly, whole genome shotgun sequence genome, one interval contains:
- the LOC123411891 gene encoding ankyrin repeat-containing protein ITN1-like, which yields MDPALHAAALQGSVASLRKLAAERPDILASSKTPQENTALHIAAELGHAGFAAELLGVDQKLLVSKNADGDTPLHLAARSGKMPVVELLIAQARVWPWSAEAQRPLLMANKAGDTPLHQAVQHGWSDVALKLLDAEPSCGHAPDAKKQSPLHIAAREGLPDVVSKIVSHPWVRERFVPSDSVSGTALHQAVLGGHSRVVEILLGATPEDQIALTDSSGNNALHYAAQKNSACVVKLLLNRKVELAYGRNRDLQSPLHVAANYGSTEAMVELLKHCPDAAEMVDSKGRNAFHVAVTSGKVDALKRLLKHVHPEEIVNRVDHGGNTPLHLAAALSRIQSALLLIKDRRVNPCVLNREGQTARSLIEKRGATATATEEEMDTYEMYLWKRLKKHEACRCKKQQLPPIATYQSLRGRRAGHDEYFKHSVETYTLVATLIATVSFAATFTMPGGYSQTEGTAIHGKTAAFKIFVISNTVAMCSSVVVVFCFIWAWRDPVKFKLDQLMWGHRLTIVACLAMVVSLMTAVYITVAPTARWPAYVVIAIGASTPAMVFLILGKEALYVPL from the exons ATGGATCCAGCGTTGCACGCGGCGGCGTTGCAGGGGAGCGTGGCGAGCCTGAGGAAGCTGGCGGCCGAGCGCCCCGACATCCTTGCTTCTTCCAAGACGCCCCAGGAGAACACCGCGCTGCACATCGCCGCGGAGCTCGGCCATGCCGGATTCGCGGCGGAGCTCCTGGGCGTGGACCAGAAGCTGCTCGTCAGCAAGAACGCCGACGGCGACACGCCGCTGCACCTGGCGGCCAGGTCGGGGAAGATGCCCGTGGTGGAGCTGCTCATCGCGCAGGCCAGAGTATGGCCTTGGAGCGCGGAGGCGCAGAGGCCTCTGTTGATGGCGAACAAGGCCGGCGACACCCCGCTGCACCAAGCGGTGCAGCACGGATGGAGCGACGTGGCGCTCAAGCTGTTGGACGCCGAGCCCAGCTGCGGCCACGCGCCCGACGCGAAAAAGCAGTCGCCGCTGCATATCGCCGCCAGGGAGGGCCTCCCGGACGTGGTGAGCAAGATCGTCAGCCATCCCTGGGTCCGCGAGAGGTTCGTCCCCTCCGACTCCGTCAGCGGCACCGCCCTGCACCAGGCCGTCCTCGGCGGCCACAGCC GTGTGGTGGAGATATTGCTCGGTGCGACGCCGGAGGATCAGATCGCGCTGACGGACTCGAGCGGCAACAACGCGCTGCACTACGCGGCGCAGAAGAACAGCGCCTGCGTGGTGAAGCTGCTGCTGAACCGGAAGGTGGAGCTGGCCTACGGGCGCAACCGCGACCTGCAGTCGCCGCTGCACGTGGCCGCCAACTACGGATCGACGGAGGCCATGGTGGAGCTGCTGAAACACTGCCCCGACGCGGCGGAGATGGTGGACAGCAAGGGCAGGAACGCCTTCCACGTCGCCGTCACCAGCGGCAAGGTGGACGCCCTCAAGCGCCTGCTCAAGCACGTCCATCCCGAGGAGATCGTCAACCGCGTCGACCATGGCGGCAACACGCCGCTGCACCTCGCCGCCGCCCTGTCGCGCATCCAGTCGGCGCTGCTCCTGATCAAGGACCGCCGCGTCAACCCCTGCGTCCTCAACCGGGAGGGCCAGACCGCGCGCAGCCTCATCGAGAAGCGcggcgccaccgccaccgccaccgaggAGGAGATGGACACCTACGAGATGTACCTATGGAAGAGGCTCAAGAAGCACGAGGCCTGCAGGTGCAAGAAGCAGCAGCTGCCTCCGATCGCCACTTACCAGTCGCTGCGCGGCCGGAGGGCCGGCCACGACGAGTACTTCAAGCACAGCGTCGAGACCTACACGCTGGTGGCCACGCTGATCGCCACCGTCAGCTTCGCCGCCACATTCACCATGCCGGGGGGTTACAGCCAGACCGAGGGTACCGCCATCCACGGGAAGACGGCGGCGTTCAAGATCTTCGTCATCTCCAATACCGTCGCCATGTGCAgctccgtcgtcgtcgtcttctgttTCATCTGGGCGTGGCGGGACCCCGTCAAGTTCAAGCTCGACCAGCTCATGTGGGGCCACAGGCTCACCATCGTTGCGTGCCTCGCCATGGTTGTCTCGCTCATGACGGCCGTTTACATCACCGTTGCGCCCACGGCAAGGTGGCCTGCGTACGTTGTGATCGCCATCGGAGCCAGCACTCCCGCCATGGTGTTCCTCATTCTTGGGAAAGAGGCATTGTACGTCCCACTATAG